Proteins encoded together in one Triticum dicoccoides isolate Atlit2015 ecotype Zavitan chromosome 7B, WEW_v2.0, whole genome shotgun sequence window:
- the LOC119339552 gene encoding uncharacterized protein LOC119339552, with translation MNPMEIRHLAVLRARAVPWAHRPTPWKSGTWEDSTLLRLRRPTSLTSIEAARFLQALADGDLPAARPRAATVQEGDIAVRALLELGRGTGEGRGKREIIYINLLSIIGNPKYFTSKAPMEKDGRSEFKREIIHTTCRSAGGEQSVER, from the exons atgaaccccatggagatccggcACCTTGCTGTCCTTAGGGCGC GCGCCGTTCCCTGGGCTCACCGGCCGACACCATGGAAGTCAGGTACGTGGGAGGACTCCACCCTCCTCAGGCTGCGCCGCCCTACGTCCCTCACCTCGATTGAAGCTGCCCGCTTCCTCCAGGCGCTCGCCGATGGGGATCTACCGGCCGCCCGGCCCCGCGCCGCCACAGTCCAGGAAGGAGATATCGCCGTGCGGGCGCTTCTTGAGCTCGGGAGAGGCACAG GAGAAGGAAGAGGCAAAAGGGAGATCATCTACATTAATCTCCTGTCAATTATTGGAAATCCCAAGTACTTCACGAGCAAAGCACCTATG GAGAAGGATGGTAGAAGTGAGTTCAAAAGGGAGATCATCCACACCACTTGCAGATCAGCGGGAGGAGAACAATCAGTAGAGCGATAG